From Streptomyces zhihengii, the proteins below share one genomic window:
- a CDS encoding DUF5926 family protein gives MAKKRPQTKATKPQTRTGAGAAGANEPVPVVGAREPCPCGSGRRYKACHGRAAAHAVTELVQRPFEGLAGESDWVALRELVPAATVELTLKDGLPEGVPSVTLATVLPMAWPALRRDDGSVLLGLQNDTPSGDLSRDLATTLRKALAAEPGTPVTAGGTDTADAEPVRLQDLLDADAAFEPVVHAGFEFWVPDSKEQASPDVAASLERANAAAIPTVKLAGVDAAYWCETPEKNHLRWVMAHAEERLLDALARLHAAGSSSLGEGTRLVGSFRAHGLMVPVWDLPTSMGAEECEKPAAEFAERLAAALADDAPLTPEERRARGGLTNRQVTLS, from the coding sequence ATGGCCAAGAAGCGCCCCCAGACGAAGGCGACGAAGCCTCAGACCAGGACCGGGGCAGGCGCCGCAGGCGCGAACGAGCCCGTGCCGGTGGTGGGCGCCCGCGAGCCCTGCCCCTGCGGTTCGGGCCGCCGCTACAAGGCGTGTCACGGCCGCGCCGCCGCGCACGCCGTGACCGAACTGGTCCAGCGCCCGTTCGAGGGGCTCGCCGGCGAGTCCGACTGGGTCGCCCTGCGCGAGCTGGTGCCCGCGGCGACGGTCGAACTCACGCTGAAGGACGGCCTCCCCGAGGGCGTCCCGTCGGTGACGCTCGCGACGGTGCTGCCGATGGCGTGGCCCGCGCTGCGCCGCGACGACGGTTCGGTCCTGCTCGGCCTCCAGAACGACACCCCCTCCGGCGACCTCAGCCGCGACCTGGCCACCACCCTGCGCAAGGCGCTCGCCGCCGAGCCTGGCACGCCGGTGACGGCGGGCGGCACGGACACGGCGGACGCGGAGCCGGTGCGTCTCCAGGACCTGCTCGACGCCGACGCGGCCTTCGAGCCGGTCGTCCACGCGGGCTTCGAGTTCTGGGTGCCGGACTCGAAGGAGCAGGCGTCGCCGGATGTCGCCGCCTCCCTGGAGCGGGCGAACGCCGCCGCCATCCCGACCGTCAAGCTCGCCGGGGTGGACGCCGCCTACTGGTGCGAGACGCCGGAGAAGAACCACCTGCGCTGGGTCATGGCGCACGCCGAGGAGCGTCTGCTCGACGCCCTGGCCCGGCTGCACGCCGCCGGGTCGTCCTCGCTCGGCGAGGGCACCCGTCTCGTCGGCTCGTTCCGCGCGCACGGTCTGATGGTCCCGGTCTGGGACCTGCCCACCTCGATGGGCGCCGAGGAGTGCGAGAAGCCCGCCGCGGAGTTCGCCGAACGGCTCGCCGCCGCCCTCGCCGACGACGCCCCGCTGACGCCGGAGGAGCGCCGGGCACGGGGCGGCCTCACCAACCGCCAAGTCACCCTCAGCTGA
- a CDS encoding ATP-binding protein, translating to MRHCRVVGRFPVQSRRAFTRWRGAKEVSGVAFVVAQEVPTSSSMAVPHGPAGVGEARHRMRAQLRDGGVSETVVDDAVLILSELLSNAYRHGRPLGRSDVGDGDVRAAWRVDRSGRLTVEVTDGGGPTRPIPATPSVTARGGRGLNIISALAQEWGVRDEVAGEVTVWVLVTEGHRREDFATRVGGPVFDFSDAFDDLD from the coding sequence GTGCGTCACTGCCGCGTGGTTGGCCGGTTTCCGGTCCAGTCCAGGAGGGCATTCACACGGTGGCGTGGGGCGAAGGAGGTCTCGGGGGTGGCGTTTGTGGTGGCACAGGAAGTGCCCACGTCGTCGAGCATGGCCGTACCCCATGGCCCTGCGGGCGTGGGTGAGGCGCGGCACCGGATGCGTGCGCAGCTCAGGGACGGCGGGGTGTCGGAGACGGTCGTCGACGACGCGGTTCTGATCCTTTCCGAGCTGCTCAGCAACGCGTACCGCCACGGCAGACCGCTGGGCCGTTCCGACGTGGGCGACGGCGACGTACGCGCCGCCTGGCGGGTGGACCGCTCCGGGCGGCTGACGGTCGAGGTGACGGACGGCGGCGGGCCGACCCGCCCGATTCCGGCCACGCCGTCGGTGACGGCGCGCGGCGGCCGGGGGCTGAACATCATCTCCGCGCTCGCCCAGGAGTGGGGCGTGCGCGACGAGGTGGCCGGCGAGGTCACGGTGTGGGTGCTCGTCACGGAGGGACACCGGCGCGAGGACTTCGCCACCCGGGTCGGGGGGCCGGTCTTCGACTTCTCCGACGCCTTCGACGATCTCGACTAG
- a CDS encoding glycerophosphodiester phosphodiesterase gives MTRVTPAPAHSIQVVAHRGSSEDAPEHTLAAYRKAIEDGADALECDVRLTADGHLVCVHDRRVNRTSNGRGAVSALELADLAALDFGSWKDAAESPECKDPSLTSVLTLERLLELVADAGRRVELAVETKHPTRWAGQVEERLLALLKRFGLAEPPSREESPVRIMSFSARSLHRVSLAAPRIPTVYLTQFATRRVREGRLPAGAGVAGPGIRIVRSHPDLVARLHEAGHQVHVWTVDEPEDVELCIRLGVDAIITNRPGQVLSQLGRR, from the coding sequence ATGACGCGGGTGACCCCAGCACCAGCGCACAGCATTCAGGTCGTGGCCCACCGAGGCTCGTCGGAGGACGCCCCCGAACACACCCTGGCCGCGTACCGCAAGGCGATCGAGGACGGCGCCGACGCCCTGGAGTGCGACGTCCGCCTCACCGCGGACGGTCATCTGGTCTGCGTCCACGACCGCCGGGTGAACCGCACGTCCAACGGCCGGGGCGCCGTCTCCGCGCTGGAGCTCGCGGACCTCGCGGCGCTCGACTTCGGGTCGTGGAAGGACGCGGCCGAGAGCCCGGAGTGTAAGGACCCCTCGCTGACCTCGGTCCTCACGCTGGAGCGGCTGCTGGAGCTGGTCGCCGACGCCGGGCGCCGGGTGGAACTCGCCGTCGAGACCAAGCACCCCACCCGGTGGGCCGGCCAGGTGGAGGAGCGGCTGCTGGCACTGCTGAAGCGGTTCGGCCTGGCGGAGCCGCCGTCCCGCGAGGAGTCGCCGGTACGCATCATGAGCTTCTCGGCCCGCTCGCTGCACCGGGTCTCGCTGGCGGCCCCGCGGATCCCGACCGTCTATCTGACGCAGTTCGCGACCCGCCGGGTGCGGGAGGGCAGGCTGCCCGCCGGGGCGGGCGTCGCCGGCCCCGGGATCCGGATCGTACGCAGCCACCCCGATCTCGTGGCACGGCTGCACGAGGCGGGTCACCAGGTGCACGTCTGGACCGTCGACGAGCCCGAGGACGTGGAGTTGTGCATCCGCCTGGGCGTCGACGCGATCATCACCAACCGTCCCGGTCAGGTCCTGTCCCAGCTGGGACGCCGGTGA
- a CDS encoding S1C family serine protease, producing MSTENEGNAVPAAPSVPPRPDTAPEGPAPAPPAGSPDPAAAHTPSPGAGDAVHGHGPTPPAHTPSPGAGDGAHGHGPTPPAPSGPAGAPPAPPGSHDPFAERATATHQAQAPQGAGPAWPPAPPAVPSYGGGAHGGGPVWGDPGHQPAPAGEPRRRRSGGLVAAVLVAALVAGGVGGGIGYWAAERNDGGTGSTTVSAAAPQDLKREPGTVAAVAGKALPGVVTIEAKSGAGGIGGTGGEGGEGGTGTGFVYDREGHILTNNHVVESAAEGGTLSATFSDGKTYDAEVVGRAQGYDVAVLKLKDAPGGLAPLPLGNSDKVAVGDSTIAIGAPFGLSNTVTTGIISAKNRPVASGDGSSGKNSYMSALQTDASINPGNSGGPLLDSGGAVIGINSAIQSAGSGMGQSQAGSIGLGFAIPINQAKTVAEQLIKTGTPVYPVIGATVDMSGQGGGAKIASEGAGGSEAVPPDSPAGRAGLKSGDVITGFDGKEIDSGPTLISEIWTHEPGDKVKLTYERDGKERTAEVTLGERKGDS from the coding sequence GTGAGCACCGAGAACGAGGGCAACGCGGTTCCTGCCGCCCCGTCCGTACCGCCTCGGCCGGACACCGCTCCCGAGGGTCCGGCCCCCGCGCCGCCCGCGGGTTCCCCCGACCCCGCCGCCGCGCACACCCCCTCCCCGGGTGCCGGCGACGCGGTCCACGGCCACGGCCCGACCCCGCCCGCGCACACCCCCTCCCCGGGTGCCGGCGACGGGGCCCACGGTCACGGCCCCACCCCGCCCGCTCCCTCCGGGCCGGCCGGCGCGCCTCCCGCCCCGCCCGGATCCCACGACCCGTTCGCCGAGCGGGCGACCGCCACCCACCAGGCGCAGGCCCCGCAGGGCGCCGGTCCCGCCTGGCCGCCCGCCCCGCCCGCCGTCCCCTCCTACGGCGGCGGCGCGCACGGCGGCGGTCCCGTCTGGGGCGACCCCGGCCACCAGCCCGCCCCCGCGGGCGAGCCGCGACGGCGCCGCTCCGGCGGTCTCGTCGCCGCCGTCCTGGTGGCGGCGCTCGTCGCCGGCGGCGTCGGCGGCGGTATCGGCTACTGGGCCGCCGAGCGCAACGACGGCGGCACCGGTTCGACCACGGTCTCCGCCGCCGCTCCGCAGGACCTCAAGCGCGAGCCGGGCACGGTGGCGGCGGTCGCGGGCAAGGCGCTGCCGGGTGTCGTCACCATCGAGGCCAAGTCGGGCGCCGGGGGCATCGGCGGCACCGGTGGCGAAGGCGGCGAGGGCGGCACCGGCACCGGGTTCGTCTACGACCGCGAGGGCCACATCCTCACCAACAACCATGTGGTGGAGTCGGCCGCCGAGGGCGGCACCCTGTCGGCGACCTTCTCCGACGGCAAGACGTACGACGCCGAGGTGGTCGGCCGCGCCCAGGGCTACGACGTGGCCGTCCTCAAGCTCAAGGACGCGCCCGGCGGACTCGCGCCGCTGCCACTCGGGAACTCGGACAAGGTCGCGGTCGGCGACTCCACCATCGCCATCGGCGCACCGTTCGGCCTCTCCAACACGGTGACCACCGGCATCATCAGCGCCAAGAACCGCCCCGTCGCCTCCGGTGACGGCTCCAGCGGCAAGAACAGCTACATGAGCGCGCTCCAGACCGACGCCTCCATCAACCCGGGCAACTCCGGCGGCCCGCTGCTCGACTCGGGCGGCGCGGTGATCGGCATCAACTCCGCGATCCAGTCCGCCGGGAGCGGCATGGGCCAGTCCCAGGCGGGCTCCATCGGCCTGGGCTTCGCCATCCCGATCAACCAGGCGAAGACCGTCGCCGAGCAGCTCATCAAGACCGGCACCCCGGTCTACCCGGTCATCGGCGCCACCGTCGACATGTCCGGCCAGGGCGGCGGCGCGAAGATCGCCTCCGAGGGCGCCGGCGGCAGCGAGGCGGTCCCGCCGGACAGCCCCGCGGGCCGGGCCGGCCTGAAGTCCGGCGACGTGATCACGGGCTTCGACGGCAAGGAGATCGACAGCGGTCCGACCCTGATCAGCGAGATCTGGACGCACGAGCCCGGCGACAAGGTGAAGCTGACCTACGAGCGCGACGGCAAGGAGCGGACGGCGGAGGTCACCCTCGGCGAACGCAAGGGCGACAGCTGA
- a CDS encoding winged helix-turn-helix transcriptional regulator — MDTGFDLREHGGVDVFLRDCPTRAVLELIAGKWTMLVLVALEDGRPMRFAELRRRLDGVTAKVLTGTLRALEREGLLTRAVYPTVPPRVEYRLTALGREVGGLLQGITDWAQANVAAVVAAREEFDERAARPPAAVE, encoded by the coding sequence ATGGATACCGGCTTCGACCTCAGGGAACACGGCGGCGTGGACGTCTTCCTCCGCGACTGCCCCACCCGCGCCGTGCTGGAGCTGATCGCCGGCAAGTGGACCATGCTGGTGCTGGTGGCGCTGGAGGACGGCCGGCCGATGCGCTTCGCGGAGCTGCGCAGGCGGCTCGACGGCGTGACGGCGAAGGTCCTGACGGGGACCCTGCGGGCGCTGGAGCGCGAAGGGCTGCTCACCCGGGCCGTGTATCCGACCGTGCCGCCGCGGGTGGAGTACCGGCTGACGGCGCTGGGGCGGGAGGTCGGCGGTCTGCTGCAGGGCATCACCGACTGGGCGCAGGCGAACGTCGCCGCGGTGGTGGCCGCCCGGGAGGAGTTCGACGAGCGGGCCGCCCGGCCCCCTGCGGCCGTGGAGTAG
- a CDS encoding NADP-dependent oxidoreductase, with the protein MPARMHAVVQTAFGGPEKLVHTETDVPGPGPGEVLVRVAGAGVNPGDAVLRSGRVPELVPLPWTPGTDVSGTVERTGEGVTGFAPGDAVYGMLPVSRRGSYAEYTVAPATALARPPRNLGLVRAGAVPLVASTAWQALAVLARVRPGDRVLVHAAAGGVGHVAVQLAAQAGAHVTGTARPAHHDFLRGLGVTDLVDHTATDFRAAVEPVDVVLDLVGGEYGPRSLDVLRPGGLLIGASIDPGTDERQAAARGLRYVWVTAEPSGEVMEKITERIEADRLHIEIGRTYPLAEAAEAHRAIERRRTTGKILLAP; encoded by the coding sequence ATGCCCGCCCGCATGCACGCCGTCGTCCAAACCGCCTTCGGCGGACCGGAGAAGCTCGTCCACACCGAGACCGACGTGCCCGGACCGGGCCCCGGCGAGGTGCTGGTGCGGGTCGCCGGCGCGGGGGTCAACCCGGGCGACGCCGTGCTGCGCTCGGGCCGGGTCCCGGAGCTGGTCCCGCTGCCGTGGACGCCGGGCACCGACGTCTCGGGGACCGTCGAGCGGACCGGCGAGGGCGTGACCGGCTTCGCGCCCGGCGACGCGGTGTACGGCATGCTCCCCGTGTCGCGCCGAGGCTCCTACGCCGAGTACACCGTGGCACCGGCCACCGCCCTGGCCCGGCCGCCACGGAACCTCGGCCTCGTGCGCGCCGGGGCCGTCCCGCTGGTCGCCAGCACGGCCTGGCAGGCACTGGCCGTGCTGGCCCGCGTCCGGCCCGGCGACCGGGTGCTGGTCCACGCGGCCGCGGGCGGCGTCGGGCACGTGGCCGTGCAACTGGCCGCGCAGGCCGGGGCACACGTGACCGGGACCGCGCGGCCGGCCCACCACGACTTCCTGCGCGGCCTGGGCGTCACCGACCTCGTCGACCACACCGCCACCGACTTCCGGGCCGCCGTCGAACCGGTCGACGTCGTGCTGGACCTCGTCGGCGGCGAGTACGGCCCCCGCTCCCTCGACGTGCTCCGCCCGGGCGGCCTGCTCATCGGCGCCTCGATCGACCCGGGCACCGACGAGCGGCAGGCGGCGGCCCGCGGACTGCGCTACGTCTGGGTCACGGCCGAACCCTCCGGCGAGGTGATGGAGAAGATCACCGAGCGCATCGAGGCGGACCGGCTGCACATCGAGATCGGGCGCACCTACCCCCTCGCCGAGGCCGCCGAGGCCCACCGCGCCATCGAGCGCAGGCGCACCACCGGCAAGATCCTCCTCGCCCCCTGA
- a CDS encoding tyrosine-type recombinase/integrase: protein MLTFDVDIWSIRKRAGRPKPWELRWRVGERPHSRSFKLKPQADGRRAELMTALRDHQQFDEETGLPAAELMARTSPSWYEHVTQYVLMKWPRAAAKHRASIAESLSVVTPMLVTTKRGAPPAAVLRAALYQWAFRAVRNAEGSWVPRHTAEQPPADIRAALDWIAANSRKVKDLEDPTLLRPALEALSLRLDGKKAAENTVRRKRMVLSNVLRYTVDEKGLLSANPLPRVDWSPPESDDEIDFRFVPGPVLARSLLGAVRDSGPRGAHLHAFFGCLYYAAMRPGEIVALKESDCTLPPNSPECVQKWGELLLGESRPEVGGGWTDDGASYEKRGLKRRRSGATRTVPIPPVLVHLLREHIARYGTTDDGRLFRAARGGRVASTEYCDLWEKARAAVLAPAEAKSPLAAVPYSLRHAGVSLWIKSGVDPAEVAARAGHSIAVLYRFYAKILKGGQQHSNDLISRALDGEAGP from the coding sequence ATGCTCACGTTCGACGTCGATATCTGGTCCATCCGCAAGCGCGCCGGCCGCCCGAAGCCGTGGGAGCTCCGTTGGCGGGTCGGTGAGCGTCCGCACTCCCGAAGCTTCAAGCTCAAGCCGCAGGCGGACGGGCGGCGCGCGGAGCTGATGACCGCCCTCCGTGACCACCAGCAGTTCGACGAGGAGACTGGCCTTCCCGCGGCCGAGCTAATGGCACGCACGTCCCCGTCCTGGTACGAGCACGTCACGCAGTACGTGCTGATGAAGTGGCCCCGAGCCGCAGCAAAGCACAGGGCGAGCATCGCGGAATCGCTCTCCGTCGTAACCCCGATGCTGGTGACCACCAAGCGCGGTGCGCCCCCTGCGGCCGTACTGCGTGCAGCGCTGTACCAGTGGGCCTTCCGCGCAGTGAGGAATGCCGAAGGAAGCTGGGTGCCTCGGCACACCGCCGAGCAGCCGCCGGCAGACATCCGGGCCGCGCTCGACTGGATCGCTGCGAACTCACGCAAGGTCAAAGACCTGGAGGACCCGACGCTTCTTCGCCCCGCCCTCGAAGCCCTCTCGCTACGGCTGGACGGGAAGAAGGCTGCGGAGAACACGGTGCGACGCAAGCGCATGGTGCTCAGCAACGTGCTGCGCTACACCGTGGACGAGAAGGGACTGCTCAGCGCGAACCCGCTTCCACGCGTCGACTGGTCGCCGCCTGAGAGCGATGACGAGATCGACTTTCGTTTCGTGCCCGGGCCCGTCCTGGCGCGCTCTCTACTCGGCGCCGTCCGCGACTCCGGACCGCGCGGTGCACACCTCCACGCCTTCTTCGGGTGCCTGTACTACGCGGCGATGCGGCCGGGCGAAATCGTCGCGCTCAAAGAGTCGGACTGCACCCTGCCGCCCAACTCCCCCGAGTGCGTGCAGAAGTGGGGCGAGCTGCTGCTGGGCGAGAGCCGCCCGGAAGTCGGCGGGGGATGGACGGATGACGGCGCGTCCTACGAGAAGCGAGGGTTGAAGCGGCGAAGGAGCGGCGCCACACGGACCGTCCCCATCCCGCCCGTTCTCGTGCACCTGCTCCGCGAGCACATCGCCCGCTACGGCACCACGGACGACGGGCGGCTGTTCCGTGCGGCACGAGGTGGCCGCGTCGCGTCCACGGAGTACTGCGATCTGTGGGAGAAGGCGCGTGCGGCTGTTCTGGCCCCGGCTGAGGCCAAATCCCCGTTGGCTGCGGTGCCGTACTCGCTGCGGCACGCTGGAGTGTCTCTCTGGATCAAGTCCGGGGTGGACCCCGCCGAGGTGGCCGCTCGGGCCGGCCACAGCATCGCGGTGCTGTACCGCTTCTACGCGAAGATCCTCAAGGGCGGTCAGCAGCACTCCAACGACCTGATCTCACGCGCACTCGATGGGGAAGCCGGGCCCTGA
- a CDS encoding helix-turn-helix transcriptional regulator → MASTKMLKLPEVLAEIGMSRAAFYRMRARGHAPRLIKLPNGQLRVRRGDLDAWWARCEQRAA, encoded by the coding sequence GTGGCCAGCACCAAGATGCTCAAGCTCCCGGAAGTCCTCGCCGAGATCGGCATGAGCCGCGCCGCCTTCTACCGCATGCGCGCCCGCGGCCACGCCCCTCGCCTCATCAAGCTCCCGAACGGACAACTCCGCGTCCGCCGCGGCGATCTCGACGCCTGGTGGGCGCGCTGCGAGCAGCGCGCCGCCTAA
- a CDS encoding YfjI family protein, which translates to MTRHDSELWAGFEEMSAEDVAGPVWDEPVPINPRGPLPDFPVDALPTWLRAMTAEVTEETQTPIDLAGCLALAVIGTAAGGRLNVNVRGQWSEPLNLYTAVALPPGNRKSAVFGLMTKPLLAAEQALIELTAPQRAEAAAAARIAKAAAERAEKLAANADPEKVADLTASAVSLSDAAERAVVPAEPQLIADDVTAESLTTLLAQQEGRISILSPEGEIFEIIAGRYSGGTPNMGIFLKGHAGDMARVNRQARDAQYIEAPAITMGLAVQPAVLDAIGQIKGADGRGLLARFLYSKPESLVGRRNLTPQLLSPETAATYAETLGRLALTLASWTETATLTLSPEADTVLLAYQRVTESRLGKGGSLAPIINWASKRDGAVARMAGLLHLATHPEDAWNLPIGPETMAAATRLGDYFTAHALDVFDAMGADPALSAAHTVLTHLRETRTTCFTKRDLFRAMPRGEFPAMRDLDPALTLLEEHGWVRQQPPPPRNGRGGRPPSPRYEAHPRATPGA; encoded by the coding sequence ATGACACGGCATGACAGCGAACTGTGGGCGGGATTCGAGGAGATGTCCGCGGAGGACGTAGCCGGGCCCGTCTGGGACGAGCCCGTCCCGATCAACCCGCGCGGTCCGCTCCCTGACTTCCCAGTCGACGCGCTGCCCACCTGGCTCCGGGCCATGACGGCGGAAGTCACCGAGGAGACCCAGACGCCCATCGACCTCGCCGGATGCCTCGCACTGGCGGTCATCGGCACCGCTGCCGGCGGACGCCTCAACGTCAACGTCCGCGGCCAGTGGAGCGAACCGCTCAACCTCTACACCGCCGTCGCCCTGCCGCCCGGCAACCGCAAGTCCGCAGTCTTCGGGCTCATGACGAAGCCCCTGCTCGCCGCCGAGCAGGCTCTCATCGAGCTGACAGCACCACAGCGGGCCGAAGCCGCCGCAGCAGCACGCATCGCCAAGGCTGCCGCCGAGCGGGCGGAGAAGCTGGCAGCCAATGCTGATCCGGAGAAGGTGGCTGATCTGACCGCCTCGGCCGTGTCCCTGTCGGATGCTGCCGAGCGGGCCGTGGTCCCGGCCGAGCCGCAGCTCATCGCGGATGATGTCACCGCCGAGTCCCTGACGACGCTCCTGGCCCAGCAGGAGGGACGGATCTCGATCCTGTCGCCTGAGGGCGAGATCTTCGAGATCATCGCGGGCCGCTATTCCGGCGGCACCCCGAACATGGGCATCTTCCTCAAGGGACATGCCGGGGACATGGCCCGCGTCAACCGCCAGGCCCGGGACGCCCAGTACATCGAGGCCCCGGCCATCACCATGGGTCTGGCCGTGCAACCGGCCGTCCTGGACGCCATCGGGCAGATCAAGGGAGCTGACGGGCGGGGCCTGCTCGCCCGGTTCCTCTACTCCAAGCCGGAATCTCTCGTCGGGCGTCGCAACCTCACTCCTCAGCTCCTGTCGCCCGAAACCGCCGCCACCTACGCCGAAACTCTGGGCCGCCTGGCCTTGACCCTCGCGAGCTGGACGGAGACTGCAACCCTCACCCTGTCACCCGAAGCGGACACCGTCCTGCTCGCCTACCAGCGCGTCACCGAATCCCGCCTCGGCAAGGGCGGATCGCTCGCCCCGATCATCAACTGGGCCAGCAAGCGTGACGGGGCTGTCGCGCGCATGGCCGGACTTCTACACCTCGCCACCCACCCCGAGGACGCCTGGAACCTGCCCATCGGCCCCGAGACGATGGCAGCCGCTACCCGCCTCGGGGACTACTTCACCGCCCATGCCCTCGACGTCTTCGACGCCATGGGCGCCGACCCTGCACTGTCCGCCGCACACACCGTCCTGACCCACCTGCGCGAGACACGCACCACCTGCTTCACCAAGCGCGACCTCTTCCGTGCCATGCCCCGCGGCGAGTTCCCCGCCATGCGCGACCTCGACCCCGCCCTGACACTCCTGGAGGAACACGGCTGGGTCCGCCAGCAGCCCCCGCCACCCCGCAACGGACGCGGCGGCCGGCCGCCCTCCCCCCGCTACGAGGCACACCCCCGCGCCACTCCTGGCGCCTGA
- a CDS encoding bifunctional DNA primase/polymerase, translated as MSDHLNVALGLAAKGVPVLPLRAGKVPFGNCPDCRDNACGGRPNMKTAGTCACPRPCHGWAAASTAPATLGSREWAATWRTAAAVAYHPAGAGLTVVDLDHATAVAWACTALPSTRTVATTRGEHWIYRGVMRSGNGVRPGVDIKSTMAYTRYLGPGAGTVTALPDAVRSLVEREETTPPRQGVDSSSPARAAWDRSVATGCRHTTTFVRTGLQRGLDRILAHRESGAGSAAYGVARFTAKQHAACPGPCGLQRLGEEIVAAAVTVGVPEPYARRAVANGLSSTWRLA; from the coding sequence ATGAGCGACCACCTGAACGTCGCGCTCGGGCTCGCCGCCAAGGGCGTGCCGGTCCTGCCGCTGCGGGCCGGGAAGGTCCCGTTCGGCAACTGCCCCGACTGCCGGGACAACGCCTGCGGCGGCCGGCCGAACATGAAGACCGCAGGGACCTGCGCGTGCCCGCGGCCCTGTCACGGCTGGGCCGCCGCATCGACCGCCCCCGCAACCCTCGGGTCCCGGGAGTGGGCGGCGACGTGGCGCACTGCGGCTGCGGTCGCCTACCACCCGGCCGGGGCCGGGCTCACCGTCGTTGACCTCGACCACGCCACTGCGGTCGCCTGGGCCTGCACGGCGCTGCCGTCCACCCGGACCGTGGCCACGACGCGGGGCGAGCACTGGATCTACCGGGGCGTGATGCGGTCCGGCAACGGGGTCCGGCCGGGCGTGGATATCAAGTCCACGATGGCCTACACCCGCTACCTCGGGCCCGGCGCCGGCACCGTGACCGCCCTGCCCGACGCCGTCCGCAGCCTGGTGGAGAGGGAAGAGACCACTCCGCCGCGCCAGGGAGTGGACTCTTCGTCCCCGGCCCGCGCCGCGTGGGACCGCAGCGTGGCCACCGGCTGCCGCCACACCACCACGTTCGTCCGGACCGGCCTGCAGCGCGGTCTCGACCGAATCCTGGCGCACCGTGAGAGCGGGGCCGGGTCCGCCGCCTACGGGGTGGCCCGGTTCACTGCCAAGCAGCACGCCGCGTGCCCTGGCCCGTGCGGTCTGCAGCGCCTGGGCGAGGAGATCGTGGCCGCCGCCGTCACCGTCGGCGTTCCCGAGCCCTACGCCCGACGCGCTGTTGCCAACGGTCTCAGCAGCACATGGCGGCTGGCATGA
- a CDS encoding DNA cytosine methyltransferase, with protein MTQPTTIRREHGRRPLLLDLFCCAGGAGMGYRRAGFDVVGVDIVPRPNYPFTFHQGDALAYLAALITSGKIRRFTAVHASPPCQAGCALTVGTNASQGWGGTHIDLVPPTRALLEQTGLPYVIEQPNGRAEIRKDLSLCGEMFSLGVLRHRNFELGGWTIEQPAHPKHRGRVRGYRHGRFYDGPYVAAYGSGGGKATVAEMQQAMGIGWTDVREELTEAIPPAFSEHIGRALHTSLRTGVAA; from the coding sequence ATGACCCAACCCACCACGATCCGGCGAGAGCACGGCCGCCGGCCGTTGCTGCTGGACCTGTTCTGCTGCGCCGGCGGCGCAGGCATGGGCTACCGCCGGGCAGGGTTCGACGTCGTCGGCGTCGACATCGTCCCCCGCCCGAACTACCCCTTCACCTTCCACCAGGGCGACGCGCTCGCCTACCTCGCCGCCCTCATCACCTCCGGCAAGATCCGCCGCTTCACCGCCGTGCACGCCTCGCCGCCGTGCCAGGCCGGATGCGCGCTCACCGTCGGCACCAACGCCTCCCAAGGCTGGGGCGGCACCCACATCGACCTCGTCCCGCCCACCCGCGCCCTGCTGGAACAGACCGGTCTTCCCTATGTGATCGAGCAGCCCAACGGGCGCGCGGAGATCCGCAAAGACCTCTCACTGTGCGGCGAGATGTTCTCGCTCGGGGTGCTGCGGCACCGCAACTTCGAACTCGGCGGCTGGACCATCGAGCAGCCCGCCCACCCCAAGCACCGGGGGCGGGTGCGCGGCTACCGACACGGCCGCTTCTACGACGGCCCGTACGTCGCCGCCTACGGATCCGGCGGCGGGAAGGCCACCGTCGCGGAGATGCAGCAGGCGATGGGCATCGGCTGGACCGACGTCCGCGAGGAACTGACCGAAGCCATCCCGCCCGCCTTCTCCGAGCACATCGGCCGCGCCCTGCACACCAGCCTCCGGACGGGGGTTGCGGCATGA
- a CDS encoding RRQRL motif-containing zinc-binding protein codes for MSALPVFRWRLAPDGLATRRQLRALGLRPGGQDVAAELQRPRRRRGPLVAYLYRIDRAKPVRPMTPARRAALAKANAAQRVCPACQRDAGYRIPRSLGMCTPCHDGPTGVPA; via the coding sequence GTGAGTGCGCTGCCGGTGTTCCGGTGGCGGCTCGCCCCGGACGGCCTGGCGACCCGCCGCCAGCTCCGCGCCCTGGGGCTTCGGCCCGGCGGGCAGGACGTCGCCGCCGAACTCCAGCGCCCCCGTCGTCGGCGGGGGCCGCTGGTCGCCTACCTCTACCGCATCGACCGGGCCAAGCCCGTCCGCCCCATGACGCCCGCGCGCCGGGCAGCCCTCGCTAAGGCGAATGCCGCGCAGCGCGTCTGCCCGGCCTGCCAGCGGGATGCCGGTTACCGGATCCCGCGCTCACTCGGCATGTGCACCCCCTGCCACGACGGACCGACAGGAGTCCCCGCATGA